In Apium graveolens cultivar Ventura chromosome 10, ASM990537v1, whole genome shotgun sequence, the following are encoded in one genomic region:
- the LOC141693001 gene encoding vacuolar protein sorting-associated protein 60.1-like, with protein MKRVFGVKKDKEPPPSLNDASDRINKRGETVDEKIKRLDAELARYKEQIKKTRPGPAQEAVKSRAMRVLKQKRMYEGQRDMLYNQTFNLDQVAFASEGIKDAQQTMTALKSANKELKGMMKTVKIQDIDNLQDEMMDLMDVSNEIQESLGRSYSVPDDIDEEELMGELDYLEADMGMETESDSVPSYLQPDKESDYDAELNLPSAPTGQTAMHAGRAHAQDEDELGLPAVPRASLRG; from the exons ATGAAGAGAGTGTTTGGTGTTAAGAAAGATAAAGAGCCTCCTCCTTCTCTCAACGACGCCTCCGATCGG ATAAATAAAAGAGGCGAAACTGTTGATGAAAAAATCAAGAGACTGGATGCTGAACTTGCTCGATACAAAGAACAGATTAAAAAAACTAGACCTGGTCCCGCACAAGAAGCTGTCAAATCTCGGGCAATGAGAGTTCTTAAGCAAAAGAGAAT GTACGAGGGACAGCGGGATATGCTTTACAATCAAACCTTCAACCTAGACCAAGTTGCATTTGCTTCTGAAGGAATTAAAGATGCTCAACAAACT ATGACAGCTCTGAAGTCGGCAAACAAGGAATTGAAAGGAATGATGAAGACTGTGAAGATTCAAGACATAGAT AATTTGCAAGATGAGATGATGGACCTGATGGATGTGAGCAATGAAATTCAAGAGTCTCTCGGTAGAAGCTACAGTGTTCCAGATGACATTGATGAGGAGGAACTCATGGGAG AGCTTGATTACTTGGAAGCCGACATGGGGATGGAGACTGAAAGCGACTCAGTACCTTCATATCTTCAGCCTGATAAGGAATCTGACTATGATGCAGAACTTAACTTGCCATCAGCACCTACAGGACAGACAGCGATGCATGCTGGGAGAGCTCATGCGCAG GATGAAGATGAACTCGGTTTACCAGCAGTTCCTCGTGCATCACTTCGTGGTTGA